Proteins from one Telopea speciosissima isolate NSW1024214 ecotype Mountain lineage chromosome 1, Tspe_v1, whole genome shotgun sequence genomic window:
- the LOC122648715 gene encoding SUN domain-containing protein 4-like — MQRSRRALLQRRALEKAFTGRKRFYYKVSLSLLAAIWALVFLLNLWISHGDVYRDGSGVPVDESTWHEDEQGLDRGSDRGIEFSSSETNSKDSNQIPASYVATKLGKTESQISEGNGDLHSAVKEQSEVETSGMGAKAEKDNPKSDRLSRAAPLGLDEFRSKAINFKGKLATGQTGGVIHRLEPNGKEYNYASDSKGAKVLAFNKEVKGASNILSKDKDKYLRNPCSTEEKFVVIELSEETLVDTIEIANFEHYSSNLKDFELLGSLVYPTDKWIKLGNFTAGNVKHAQRFVLQEPKWVRYLTFNMLSHYGSEFYCTLSVLEVYGVDAVERMLEEWISVQDKPFQSEEMVAEKAPVAPQPEPSEHDDLCGDHISEADESRTESSTVKREILKGNVPDPVKGIRPQQAGRMPGDTVLKILMQKVQSLDLSLSVLERYVEELNSRYGTIFKEFDNEISEKDSLLEKIRSDIKDIVDSKEVIAKDVGDLISWKYLVSVQLDSLVRDNAILRSEVQEVRDNQVHMENKGLAVFLTSFIFGFLALVKLFIDVLVSLCRIQKSGKFSWMSSSWLVLLLSCCIIAFILSL, encoded by the exons ATGCAGAGATCACGCAGAGCTCTTCTGCAAAGAAGAGCTTTGGAAAAAGCCTTCACTGGAAGGAAGCGCTTTTATTATAAGGTGTCTCTGTCTCTACTTGCTGCTATATGGGCGCTTGTGTTCCTTTTGAACTTATGGATCAGTCATGGAGATGTTTACAGAG ATGGATCTGGAGTTCCAGTTGATGAATCAACCTGGCATGAAGATGAGCAGGGGCTGGACAGAGGGTCTGATCGAGGAATTGAGTTTTCTTCTTCAGAAACAAATTCGAAGGACTCCAATCAGATTCCTGCTTCTTATGTTGCGACCAAACTCGGAAAAACTGAATCACAGATTAGTGAAGGAAATGGAGATCTTCATTCAGCTGTTAAAGAACAATCTGAGGTGGAGACATCTGGTATGGGAGCAAAAGCAGAAAAGGATAACCCAAAGAGTGACAGGCTATCTCGTGCTGCACCGCTTGGTCTTGATGAGTTCAGGAGCAAAGCAATCAACTTTAAAGGAAAGCTTGCAACTGGCCAGACTGGTGGTGTCATACACAGATTGGAGCCGAATGGGAAAGAGTACAATTATGCTTCAGACTCCAAGGGAGCAAAAGTGTTAGCTTTTAATAAGGAAGTAAAAGGTGCCTCTAACATCTTGTCCAAAGACAAGGACAAGTACCTTCGGAATCCTTGCTCAACCGAAGAGAAATTTGTTGTCATTGAACTTTCAGAGGAAACATTAGTCGATACAATTGAAATAGCAAATTTTGAGCATTATTCTTCAAACTTGAAGGATTTTGAGTTGCTAGGCAGTTTGGTTTATCCAACCGACAAGTGGATCAAGCTCGGAAATTTCACTGCTGGAAATGTCAAGCATGCACAGAGGTTTGTACTTCAGGAGCCTAAGTGGGTGAGGTATCTAACATTTAATATGCTGAGCCATTATGGTTCAGAATTTTACTGTACACTGAGTGTTCTGGAAGTGTATGGAGTGGATGCTGTTGAGCGGATGCTAGAGGAATGGATCTCGGTTCAAGATAAACCATTTCAatctgaggaaatggtggctgaGAAGGCACCAGTGGCCCCACAGCCTGAGCCCAGTGAACATGATGATCTCTGTGGGGATCATATATCAGAAGCTGATGAATCTAGAACTGAAAGCTCCACTGTGAAACGTGAAATTCTAAAAGGTAATGTGCCAGATCCAGTCAAGGGAATTCGACCACAGCAGGCTGGAAGGATGCCTGGGGACACTGTTCTTAAAATACTGATGCAAAAAGTCCAATCACTAGATCTGAGTTTATCTGTTTTGGAGCGATATGTGGAAGAATTGAACTCCCGATATGGCACCATTTTCAAAGAGTTTGATAATGAAATTTCGGAGAAAGACTCACTTCTGGAGAAAATCAGATCAGATATAAAAGATATTGTGGACAGCAAGGAGGTCAtt GCCAAAGATGTTGGAGACCTCATTTCATGGAAATACCTTGTTTCAGTGCAATTGGATAGTCTAGTCAGAGATAATGCAATTCTCAG ATCGGAAGTCCAAGAGGTCCGAGATAATCAGGTGCACATGGAGAACAAGGGTTTAGCTGTTTTTCTTACCAGCTTCATTTTTGGGTTCCTTGCGTTGGTGAAGCTATTTATAGATGTGTTGGTGAGTTTGTGCAGAATACAGAAATCAGGAAAATTTTCTTGGATGAGCTCTTCGTGGCTTGTCTTACTACTGAGTTGTTGCATTATAGCCTTCATTCTCTCTTTATAA